ACCTGTCCTGCAAACGTTCCAGCCGCATCTGTTGCACCCTTCCCCAAACTGCATCCCAATGCTTTGCAGGCAAGAGTGCCCATCATGATGTATCACGACATTCTGCCAGCCAAGAAAGTGGCGTATGACTTAACGCCTAACGAACTAAGACAGCACTTTGAGCAGCTGAAGTCGAACCAGATGACCCCCATTAGCCTCGCTCAATTGATGGCTCATCTGCGCACCGGTAGCCCTTTACCTAAGAAATCGATTTTACTGACGTTCGACGATGGCTATGGAGGGCACTATCAGTACGCCTATCCACTCTTGAAGGAATATGGGTACCCAGCTGTATTCTCGATTCACACCAGTTCGGTGGGGGTGAATGCGGGTCGGACTCACGTGAGCTGGCAAGAGCTCAGAACGATGGCCAATGATCCGCTCGTGACGATTGCATCTCATAGCAAAACTCACCCTGTGCTCACCAAGCTCTCTCATCAACAGTTGGTCCAAGAAGTTGCCGACTCAAAGAAAATTCTGGAATCGAGACTGGCTCGCTCGGTGCAGTACTTTACTTATCCCTATGGTCTTTATGATGCTAGAGTCAAGCGAGCCGTTGCGAATGCCAACTATCTTGCCGCGATCGCTTATGCCGTGCCGACAGAGCGCTTTGCGAACCAGTCACCGGACTTGTTGAGTTTGGCTCGCTTTGAAAAATCTCAGCTGGAAAAAGTGATGCCTCAAGCTTGGAGCGGTCCTTCTTCCGCGCAGTGCAAGTGAACTGCAAACACCTGCTTATGTCCTGGCGGTTCTCCAAGCCGCACCTGCTTATTTCATCGATCCTCATCATAAATTTGTTCAAATTTTGAGGAGCGGTCCAGCCCAACTCCAGTGCGAGCGTCCCTTGCCCCTATGCATTGTCACATCTGTCTTTACAAGTAGAATAATCGTCAAAAAGCTATGTCTAGTCTGAGATCGAGTGCTCGCCCTCGTTCTCGATTCAGCCTTCAGGTGTCATTAACAAAATATTTGGGTTCATACGCAGATTGGGTGGGCGCGATCGCAGCTGTGGTGTCTTTAGGTAATTGACACCGATCTTGGGGTATCTGCGTCTAGTGACTGAAATGCTGATCAAGCATAGATTCTAAGCAAAAGATATTTGGGTAGAAAGTTTCAGGGTCAGGGTTGCTGGGTTATCAATCTTGGCAATCTCCTATTATTGCTATGTGGAGTTATGCCAAAATTTCTTGAGTTGAGAGAAAGGTTATGGAGTGGTTTTGGGTACTGTTAATCTTTTTTGTAGTTATAGTGGGTTCACTCTGGTTTGGCTACCTGACAGAAGAAAAAATGGTAGGACCCGAAGCCGCCCGTAGAAATTCGCGCTCTGCAACTCCTTTGTTTTTATTTTGGCTGC
This window of the Trichocoleus sp. FACHB-46 genome carries:
- a CDS encoding polysaccharide deacetylase family protein, whose translation is TCPANVPAASVAPFPKLHPNALQARVPIMMYHDILPAKKVAYDLTPNELRQHFEQLKSNQMTPISLAQLMAHLRTGSPLPKKSILLTFDDGYGGHYQYAYPLLKEYGYPAVFSIHTSSVGVNAGRTHVSWQELRTMANDPLVTIASHSKTHPVLTKLSHQQLVQEVADSKKILESRLARSVQYFTYPYGLYDARVKRAVANANYLAAIAYAVPTERFANQSPDLLSLARFEKSQLEKVMPQAWSGPSSAQCK